The window GTGTTTGGTGACGGTAGTGTCGGTGCGGCCGGGGTTCCGGAAAGAAATATCAGTACCTGTCTGGTCTTCGCTGAGCGCGTTGAATATGAGCTGGCTCCTGTTGTCGAATCGGACAGCCATTACAGTTTTGGGGGGCTCAGCAGTTTGGGCCGATACGCGAATGGCGGCAAGCAGGAAGAGGAATGACCATTTCATGGCCTTGAGATGCACCGGCGGTTAATTTCCATAAATGGTCTTAAACAAATAATGCTCACGGTGCATACCCCCTATATCTCTCCCTTCAACGACTTTACAATCACCTCGCTTTTACTGTTGACCTGCAACTTGCGGTAAATATTTTTAATATGCTGGCGAACGGTCTCGAGGGTAATGCCAAGGCGGGCGGCGATCATTTTATAGCTCAACCCGTCTACCATGGCAGCGATCACCTGCTGCTCCTTGGCGGTGAGGGGTTCATTGTAGGTCCTTTTGGGGGCAAAATAATCTACCACCTTACGGGCAATGGTGGGCGACATAACTGACCCGCCTTTATAAATGGTATGAATGCAATTCAGAATTTCTTCCAGGGCGGTATCTTTTTGTAAATAGCCAACTGCGCCGGCGCAAAGCGCCTGAAAAATACGGTCGTTGTCCATGTATACGGAAAGTATGACGATGGATGCGTCGGGGAATTTTCGTTTAATACCGGGTATGCCCTCAATGCCCGATTGACCGGGTAAGCCGATATCGGTCAACACAATGTCCAACTGCTCTATCTGCTGCGCTTTATCGAAAAAATCATCTACCGAGCCCGCGGCGATGCTGCACTGTATGCCGTCACTGCCGGCAAAGAAGGCGGCCAGGTAGCGCCGCACCACTTCATCATCTTCTATTAAAGCGAGGTGAATCATCGTAATGCTTTTAAAGATAATCGTACGATCCTATATCTCCTATCCCATATAAGGGGTATAATTTATACAGGCACTTTCAGCAGTATGGTAACTCCCTTATCTGAAATAATATCGAAAGACGCTTTTAAGCGCCCGGCCCGCAACTGCATATTGTACAACCCATGTCCGCTATTGAATTTCTTTTCCCGTAATCCGGTTCCATCATCTTTTATCTGCATAATAAAATACCCGTTCGCTTTGTGTAACTCCACCTGCACCCGGGTAGCGCCGGCATGTTTCACTACGTTGTTGATGGCCTCCTTAAATATGAGGTATACATGCTGGCGGAATTCCATGGTCAGTTTTTCCTGTTGGGTAATGCCTGTATGGTTCAGCTCAAAGTCGATGTTGGCAGGTGTAAGCATATTGTGCAGGTGCTCCTGCATATATTGGATCATACCGTCCATGGTATCGTTCCGCGCATCGATGCTCCATACCACATCTTTCATGGTGGAGATAGCTCCTCTGCTGATACCGGAAATAGTGCCCAGTTGCTCCGCTATATCGGTGGTAAGGACATCGCGCTTACCGGCATCAGCCAGTACGGTGATGCGAACGAGCGAGCTGCCTACATCATCATGTAAATCGCTGGCAATGCGGGTGCGCAGGTATTGGATCTTTTTTACCTGGCGTATACGGTAGCGTACGATGAGCCAGGCAATGGCGGCAATGGCGGCTACCACCAATAGCATAAACCAAATGCTCCTGTAAAACACCTGCTTCACCAATATGTGAATGGTCAATTCGTTGATGCTGCCCGATCCGCCGCCTGTATTGCCTTTTATTTTCAGGGTATAACTACCGGGCGATAACCCGTTGAAAGAAATAAAATGCTGGTTGCCTATTGGATGCCAGGCATCGTCCACGCCCTGCAACTGGTAGAAAAAACGGTTACCGGCAGGGTCATACTGGTCTGACAGCATAAAGTGAAAGGAAAAGAATTTATCGCCGGGCGCTATCACGGCATTGGTAAATGACTGCAGGTTGAATATGGAATCGATGGTCAACCCATCACGGTCGATCTTGCTGAAGCGGGTAAGGGCTATGGTAACGGGCCTGACGGTGGTGAATACTTTTGCGGGATCGAACTGCATATAGCCATTCAGTCCCCCGGCGATCATTTTTCCGTCCGGCATTTTGTACAGGGCCTTGCGGTTGAACTCATCGGTATTCAATCCATCTTTTGCATAGAAGTTGGTGAACTGCCCGGTTTGCCGGTTGAAATAGCTTAACCCGGCATAGGTGGTGATCCAGCAATCGCGGCGGGCATCGAGCAGCACTCCACAAACGGTATTATTGCTCAGTCCATCTTTATTGGTGTATTGTTGTACTTCTTTGGTGTAGGTGTTGTACCAGATCAACCCTCCCCCGGCCGTACTGATCCAGCAACTGCTGTCGCCATCGAAGGTAATATCATTGATGCCGAAATCGAGTACGCGATGTACAGGCTCTTTCTTCACTTCCCTGGTGCGGGTATTCACTTTGTATAATCCATTGGCCGACCCGGCCCACAACCATTCACCTTTTAGGACGAGGCTCCAGCAAGGCAGCTCTTCAAAAGGCATGTGGCCGTTCTGATCGCGGAAAGGCCACATTTCACTGGTAACGGGATCGAAGGTAAACAGGTTGTGTTGCCCGCCCGTCCAGAACAGCCGGCCATCCCAGGCAAGACTGAACTGGGTGATGCTTTGCTGCCTGGCAGCCTCGTCGCCTTTTGCCTGGAAAATATCCATCACCCCCGTTTGCAGGTTATAGCGACTGATACCATACCCTGCCATCCACAGCAAGTCTTTACCATCGTACCACATATCATAGACATAGCCAATGTCGTACCGGCCATCGAGTGGCAAATGAATGGTGTTGTTAACAACAGGCAACACCGTGATGGGTGGTGCGCCAAAAGTAGACAACGCAATGGTGGTATCCCCGCCGGTGCTGGTGCGTGTCCGCTTCAGCAACCCGTAATTCTCTGTTCCGGCATAGAGGTTATTGTAACGGTCGGCCATGATTCGCCGGCAGCGAATGTTCTTCAGTTCCTGACCCTGTATGATGAACGGCAGATTGGCGAACGACGCTTCGCGGTTGGACAGTTTGATGATGCCATTATCGGTTCCCGCCCAAATAGTATTGTTATTGTCTTTGAACAAACAAAATACGATGGAGGCATTTACTGTTGCCAGCAAAGAGCTGTAATCTGTTACCTGGCGCTGCTGTAAGTCGTATTTCACCAGTCCTCCACGGTCATTGCCCTGCCATACATTGCCGGCTGCATCCACGCAATGAGCGGCGCGCAGGTGTAAATTAGGGCCGCTGACAACATAGGGATTTTTCAACCAGTTGTCAAATGCGCCTTTATTATACCGGCTGATGCCGTAACTGGAAATACCCCAGGTAACGTGCCGGCCATCAATGTAAATTTTCGAGTAGTCATTCAAATATGTTACAGCCGGGCCGATGTGTTGCCCGCTGTTTGTAGCACGTCTGTTCACCAGCGTAGTGGGCTGGTCGAGGTAAGACAACCAAACCAGTTCATTGCTTACTTCAGTAACCGAAGCCAACACCATATCTTTTCTCAGCAAACTGCTGTCGATAGCAACCTGCGTGAATTGCCTGTCGCCGGAAAATTCAGACAGCCAGGTTTCTCCCATTACCCAGGTACGCCCATTATGTAATTGTTGAATACTGCGTATGGGGCCTGCTGGCAATGAAGACGGCATGGCATCCTGGTGAACAAATTGCCGGATGGTATTGGTGCAGGGATCGAGGATGTTGAGGCCGTTTTCGGTACCGATCCAGATAAGCCCTTTTTCATCCTGCATGATGGCCGTGACGGAACTGTTGCTGAGGGCAGGCTGGCTTAGTATGTTGTATTGGATAAAAAAAGTGCCATCGTAGCGGTTCAATCCGCCGTTGGTGCCAAACCACAGTATACCGGCCTTGTCCTGCAATATGCATTGAACGGAATTGTTGCTGAGGCCGTCTTCTACGGTGAGGCGGGTATATTGCAGGGAAGTCTGTGCCCCTATAGTCAGGGGAAGCCACATAACCAGGAAAGATATTAAGGCAGTATTCTTCAGCGGTTGGGTTTGGGTTGTGGAAAATTACTTCAATTTTAGAAAAGCACCACATAGGACATATAGCACATAACGTGCATATGGAGTCTTATGTAGTGCAAACCCTATCTCCGCTTTACAGAAATCGAATTCCTGACACTGCTTAAACTGTTCCTGAACCCGGTGTTCCTGCGCACCGGAGCTTTGATGTGCAGGGTAGTGGGCAGATTGTCACCAATACTTAACCGTTGTGCCGGATGCAACCTGATAGCCGATATACTGTTCCTGTGCAGTTTCACGGTTGAAAGGCTACGCTGCCGGTTCAGGCCAGATTGGTTGCTTGTTGAGTTCCGGCGTACTACGCGCACGGGACTATTATCGTCGCGATCGTAGGTTTCCGGGTTGCTCCACATACCATCATCATCATCGAGCGTGGGCGACAGGTTGGGCGTAGGCGCGGCAGCAGGCGTGGCTCGCAGTTCTGCCACCGGGTCGTCGTTGTTCGCTAAGTTCCTGTTGTATCGGTTCTCCAATAGAATATTTGCATACCTGTTGGCCAGTATTTTCCGTTTGGGGTTGTTGTTGAGTTTTTTGAGTTTGTCCTTCGATAGTTTATCGTTCGATCCTTCGGAGGCCTTGTTTTCCACCAGGTCCGATTCCGCGTCTGTCGATCCGCTGTAGCTGACCTTCGATACCGACGGGTTGGCCACCATGTCGCCGACCGAATTATTGCCTGTGAGGCTATAGACGCCACCTCCATACCCGGGATACCCATCGCCGGAAGGATCGGGCACCGTGAGCCACTGGCTGAGTGCGGGATTGTAGTATGCGGTGTTGTAATTGTAATAGCCGGTCTCTCCATCGAGGCCTTTTCCATTGAACAGGTAAGGTGTTTCAAAAGAACCGGTCTGTTTATAAAAGAATATTTCGCCGGTGGGAGCATATTCTGCCTGCTGTGTCACTTCGCCCTTAAAGTTGGTGACGTAGTTGGTGCTGCCGGTATTATCGACGTGGTAGAAATAAATGCTGCCTTCGTATATATGCCCGGCCTCTTCAAAGCCATAACCGGCTTTTACCGAATCACGCGAAGGAATGGCGTTTACAAAAACCGGCGGACCATTGGGCGGACCAACAGTATTTCCTGGCCAGCCGGGCGGCACATCGGCCGCGGTGGTATCGGCAAATACGGGTGCCGCAATGCCGGTGTTTTCGGGTTTGGCCCAGAACAGTTTATCGGTGGGCGGACCGGGGCTTACGCCCAGGGAAGCATAATACTCGTTGCGCGCCTTTTCGATCAGGGCGGCTCTTCTCATGTAATCCACGCCACCGGCTGTTAATCCTGTTTGTGGAAAGGTAATATTGGTGAAGGTGCCATGCCCCTGCTTGCTGGCTATGCGCTGGCCTTCGATATAATAATGCTTGACAAATTCCGATCTTTTCGCGGCCACGTAAGGACTTACGTATACGGTATAATTATCGGCATGGTTCACCGCGCCGGCCGGTGCACCGTTCAACCAAAGGTTTTGCATACCGCCGCTGCTTTTTACTACGCGGTTGTCATCGGCATCGTAGGTATACTGGTTCAGTATGCCCTTGTTGATCACTGCCATCAGGCGATTCTCTTCGTCGTAAAAGTTTTCAATATCACCATAGCCCAACTGGTTGCCATTGGCGTCGTACCTGTACTGGTTGGGACCGATCTGGATAGCCTGGTGCGGCGCATGATCACCGTACGTATAGTTGTGGTTGTAATTGTTTTCGCTGGTGGGGCCATACCATGCCTTGTGTACAATATTGCTGAGGTTATCATACTGTAGTTTCAACCCAAAACGCGCTGAGCCGCTGAACTCACCGGTGGCAGAATCCAGGCGATACTGCGCATCGTACTGGTAATCCTGCCTGGTAGCACCGGCCTGTGCATCGTTGACAAAACCTGTTATATTGTTTACCGCATCGTATTGGTAGGTGTTGTTCAGCATGGGCTGCCCGGCGGGCGATAAGGCGCGCAACTGTGTAAGCCGCCTGCGCAGGTTATCATACCGGTAGGTATTTTCGGTGCCGTTGCTGTACCGCATGTATACGCGCTGATCAAACTCATCGTATCCCAACTGGTCGATAAATTTGTAGCTGCTTCCTTTTTTAAGGCCATCCATGCTTTTAAGGCCACCACTTTTGTTGTAATGGTACATGATCTCTTCGCCGTCGGGGTACACCATTTTTTTAAGGCGGTTCCAGGAGTCGAATGCCTGTTCGCTTACATAGGTGGTCGCAAAGCGTGGACTGGTCAATACGGTACGGATGGTTTTCACCACCTGGCCCTGCATGCTGTAGTAAAATTCCTGTCCACCGCTGCCATCTTCCTGCAATATGACGCGGCCTGCTTTGGCGCCCGTGCCAGGTGCGCCGTAGGTATATTTTACTTTGTTCTGGTATTG of the Paraflavitalea devenefica genome contains:
- a CDS encoding sensor histidine kinase; this translates as MWLPLTIGAQTSLQYTRLTVEDGLSNNSVQCILQDKAGILWFGTNGGLNRYDGTFFIQYNILSQPALSNSSVTAIMQDEKGLIWIGTENGLNILDPCTNTIRQFVHQDAMPSSLPAGPIRSIQQLHNGRTWVMGETWLSEFSGDRQFTQVAIDSSLLRKDMVLASVTEVSNELVWLSYLDQPTTLVNRRATNSGQHIGPAVTYLNDYSKIYIDGRHVTWGISSYGISRYNKGAFDNWLKNPYVVSGPNLHLRAAHCVDAAGNVWQGNDRGGLVKYDLQQRQVTDYSSLLATVNASIVFCLFKDNNNTIWAGTDNGIIKLSNREASFANLPFIIQGQELKNIRCRRIMADRYNNLYAGTENYGLLKRTRTSTGGDTTIALSTFGAPPITVLPVVNNTIHLPLDGRYDIGYVYDMWYDGKDLLWMAGYGISRYNLQTGVMDIFQAKGDEAARQQSITQFSLAWDGRLFWTGGQHNLFTFDPVTSEMWPFRDQNGHMPFEELPCWSLVLKGEWLWAGSANGLYKVNTRTREVKKEPVHRVLDFGINDITFDGDSSCWISTAGGGLIWYNTYTKEVQQYTNKDGLSNNTVCGVLLDARRDCWITTYAGLSYFNRQTGQFTNFYAKDGLNTDEFNRKALYKMPDGKMIAGGLNGYMQFDPAKVFTTVRPVTIALTRFSKIDRDGLTIDSIFNLQSFTNAVIAPGDKFFSFHFMLSDQYDPAGNRFFYQLQGVDDAWHPIGNQHFISFNGLSPGSYTLKIKGNTGGGSGSINELTIHILVKQVFYRSIWFMLLVVAAIAAIAWLIVRYRIRQVKKIQYLRTRIASDLHDDVGSSLVRITVLADAGKRDVLTTDIAEQLGTISGISRGAISTMKDVVWSIDARNDTMDGMIQYMQEHLHNMLTPANIDFELNHTGITQQEKLTMEFRQHVYLIFKEAINNVVKHAGATRVQVELHKANGYFIMQIKDDGTGLREKKFNSGHGLYNMQLRAGRLKASFDIISDKGVTILLKVPV
- a CDS encoding response regulator; translated protein: MIHLALIEDDEVVRRYLAAFFAGSDGIQCSIAAGSVDDFFDKAQQIEQLDIVLTDIGLPGQSGIEGIPGIKRKFPDASIVILSVYMDNDRIFQALCAGAVGYLQKDTALEEILNCIHTIYKGGSVMSPTIARKVVDYFAPKRTYNEPLTAKEQQVIAAMVDGLSYKMIAARLGITLETVRQHIKNIYRKLQVNSKSEVIVKSLKGEI